From a region of the uncultured Desulfatiglans sp. genome:
- a CDS encoding VrlD: MIVRQQGGLTEFIPSPQEKREGVLRDHTLRMLENLDARLKRIEEELGLPLSEAEAFSKVMARIHREEAEARRINEKMIAAGVNHEERIES; this comes from the coding sequence ATGATCGTTCGACAGCAAGGCGGATTGACCGAGTTCATTCCCTCCCCGCAGGAAAAACGCGAGGGCGTGCTGCGTGATCACACCCTGCGCATGCTCGAAAATCTGGACGCCAGGCTGAAACGGATCGAGGAGGAACTCGGGTTGCCGCTCAGCGAGGCGGAGGCCTTCTCCAAGGTCATGGCGCGCATACACAGAGAAGAAGCCGAAGCCCGGCGCATCAACGAGAAGATGATCGCCGCCGGGGTGAATCACGAAGAGAGGATTGAATCATGA
- a CDS encoding hypothetical protein (Evidence 5 : Unknown function) — translation MNIIIQSNTDTILELPGLPGTLGPGKTTTLPAMTEDLVRAVDLGLLLVPSGAEAPEGLPPVIFEHHYPQVLPVAADRAYYGRVLRAHGGFHDGTALRDFIAYYGDGDGMSCAFSDDGTNWDNEKEVTGIAAGGYHVVCTLKTPDRLRIFYWDPNVQNQPYAMAGMRTAVCDPSVDPAAFTGDTPCAGDLVTEGSVQVWNRGHYGPSFLWYNPEPSSAHGKPFTWRYAMLFIASTGGNDSLGLGYSDDGLDWRLYGNAPILSGLIDAQDWEGANGYVSSCHVERLADGCWWMLYSGGEAGNAGIGYAWSWDRIHWTKAAFNPVFQAGQGPFLERCYTPCLVTDADGSFLLYRAAKDADSYRTFVSRLRAPILGWRDIIGSDRLGQGLTAREAIHRGVGTEAERDAAIPIPSVGDEWFNTDLAGGGKWEKHTGTEWKKS, via the coding sequence ATGAATATCATCATCCAGAGCAATACAGACACCATACTGGAACTCCCCGGCCTGCCGGGCACGCTCGGACCGGGAAAAACGACCACACTTCCCGCGATGACCGAGGACCTGGTCCGGGCCGTCGATCTCGGGCTTTTGCTCGTGCCATCCGGCGCGGAAGCGCCCGAAGGTCTGCCCCCGGTCATCTTCGAGCATCACTATCCCCAGGTGCTGCCCGTGGCTGCGGACAGAGCCTATTACGGCCGCGTCCTTCGGGCTCACGGCGGTTTTCACGACGGGACCGCCCTTCGGGATTTCATCGCCTATTATGGCGACGGCGACGGCATGAGCTGCGCGTTCTCCGATGACGGGACCAACTGGGACAACGAAAAAGAGGTCACGGGCATCGCGGCGGGCGGTTACCATGTCGTCTGCACCCTGAAAACTCCGGATCGTCTGCGCATTTTCTACTGGGACCCGAACGTCCAGAACCAGCCCTATGCCATGGCCGGTATGCGCACCGCGGTCTGCGATCCGTCGGTCGATCCCGCTGCGTTTACGGGCGACACCCCGTGCGCCGGCGACCTGGTCACAGAGGGAAGCGTCCAGGTCTGGAACCGCGGCCATTACGGGCCGTCGTTCCTCTGGTACAACCCGGAGCCGTCCTCCGCCCACGGCAAACCTTTCACCTGGCGCTACGCCATGCTCTTCATCGCCTCGACCGGCGGCAACGACAGTCTCGGTCTGGGTTACTCGGACGACGGGTTGGACTGGCGACTGTATGGAAACGCGCCGATCCTCTCCGGCCTGATCGATGCTCAGGATTGGGAGGGAGCGAACGGCTATGTTTCCTCCTGCCACGTGGAGCGTCTGGCCGACGGCTGCTGGTGGATGCTCTATTCCGGCGGGGAGGCCGGAAACGCGGGGATCGGGTATGCCTGGTCCTGGGACCGCATCCATTGGACCAAGGCCGCCTTCAATCCCGTGTTTCAGGCCGGCCAGGGGCCGTTCCTCGAGCGTTGCTATACGCCCTGCCTTGTCACCGACGCCGACGGCTCCTTCCTTCTTTACCGGGCAGCCAAGGACGCGGATTCCTACCGGACCTTCGTATCCCGACTCCGCGCGCCGATTCTCGGTTGGCGGGACATAATAGGATCGGACCGGCTCGGACAGGGGCTCACCGCGCGGGAAGCCATCCATCGCGGGGTCGGCACCGAGGCCGAACGCGATGCGGCCATCCCAATCCCATCCGTGGGCGACGAATGGTTCAATACCGATCTCGCCGGCGGCGGAAAGTGGGAAAAACACACCGGAACCGAGTGGAAGAAGAGCTGA
- a CDS encoding conserved hypothetical protein (Evidence 4 : Unknown function but conserved in other organisms), which produces MDLRQINFGIEIETVKRTRERVARAVQSVVGGEVRHVGSPAGFDPWEITDEQGRTWKVVADGSLINVPGHLRAEVVSPVLAYTDIPTLQEVIRAVRRCGAKIDQRCGIHIHVDATAFDGRTLGNLAKIIYKQEPLILNALGVNETRQRNYSKPVSEDLIRKIERRRPKTKEQLNRIWYGYHNRRPQHFDSSRYHGVNLHNVWYRGTVEFRWFEGTLHAGKVRAYIQLVLAVAAKALNGRAASSRKRRFDPQSARYDFRVFLLHLGLIGDEFKTARKHLLAALPGDSAFKRGRPKPKTQTAVEADVPTEAGPQTRPPAFSGNGTAETDEGGAP; this is translated from the coding sequence ATGGACTTACGCCAAATCAACTTCGGAATCGAGATCGAGACGGTCAAACGGACACGCGAGCGTGTGGCCCGCGCCGTCCAGTCGGTGGTGGGCGGCGAGGTCCGCCATGTCGGGAGCCCGGCCGGTTTCGACCCCTGGGAGATCACCGATGAACAGGGCCGGACCTGGAAGGTCGTCGCCGACGGATCGCTCATCAATGTTCCCGGCCACCTGCGGGCCGAGGTGGTAAGCCCGGTACTCGCCTACACCGACATCCCGACCCTTCAGGAAGTGATCCGGGCGGTGCGCCGCTGCGGGGCCAAAATCGACCAGCGATGCGGCATCCATATTCATGTGGACGCCACCGCATTCGACGGCCGCACCCTGGGCAATCTGGCCAAGATCATCTACAAGCAGGAGCCGCTCATCCTCAACGCCCTGGGCGTCAACGAGACCCGGCAGCGGAACTACAGCAAACCGGTGAGCGAGGACCTGATCAGAAAGATCGAACGCCGACGGCCCAAGACCAAGGAGCAGCTCAACCGCATCTGGTACGGTTATCACAACAGGCGGCCCCAGCATTTCGACTCATCCCGCTATCACGGGGTGAACCTGCACAACGTCTGGTACCGGGGCACGGTCGAGTTCCGCTGGTTCGAGGGAACGCTTCACGCCGGTAAGGTGCGGGCCTATATCCAGCTGGTCCTGGCCGTGGCCGCCAAAGCCCTGAACGGGCGGGCCGCTTCCAGCCGCAAGCGCAGGTTCGATCCTCAGAGCGCCCGCTACGACTTCCGAGTCTTTCTGCTCCACCTGGGACTCATCGGCGATGAGTTCAAAACCGCGCGCAAACACCTGCTCGCGGCGCTTCCGGGGGACTCGGCGTTCAAGCGAGGCAGACCGAAACCAAAGACACAAACCGCCGTCGAGGCGGATGTCCCCACGGAGGCCGGACCGCAAACCCGGCCTCCGGCGTTTTCAGGGAACGGCACCGCCGAGACGGATGAAGGAGGTGCGCCGTGA
- a CDS encoding conserved hypothetical protein (Evidence 4 : Unknown function but conserved in other organisms): protein MRVLIKNTDLAGKPLEGDGEVFTGKTSLEIVRAMKGAALFSDQGSFEDYIDMLLRNAKMLAGIDLMVKGDSPEEKADSLLAALIDHGLAEVLEGDAPMPIPVPALVWQGIDAVRLSGLTNMLDRPEVVRIARELDLSEAAGWIEAHPKEYAEGVFRGFVVEPDGGKS from the coding sequence GTGAGAGTGCTGATCAAGAACACCGACCTCGCCGGAAAACCCCTTGAGGGCGATGGCGAGGTGTTCACCGGGAAGACCTCCCTTGAAATCGTCCGGGCCATGAAGGGGGCGGCCCTGTTTTCCGACCAGGGGAGTTTCGAGGACTACATCGACATGCTCCTGCGCAACGCCAAGATGCTCGCGGGCATCGATCTGATGGTCAAAGGCGACAGCCCCGAGGAGAAGGCCGACTCCCTCCTCGCTGCCTTGATCGATCACGGCCTGGCGGAAGTCCTCGAAGGTGACGCGCCCATGCCGATACCCGTCCCCGCCCTCGTCTGGCAGGGCATCGACGCGGTGCGACTCTCGGGACTCACCAACATGCTCGACCGGCCCGAGGTCGTCCGGATCGCCCGGGAACTCGACCTCAGCGAAGCCGCGGGATGGATCGAAGCCCACCCCAAGGAATACGCCGAGGGCGTCTTCCGGGGCTTCGTGGTGGAACCGGACGGAGGGAAGTCCTGA